The window ATCCTCGTGCTGACCGGTGTCACCCGGCCGGAGGACGTCGGCCGCTTCCCGTTCCAGCCGACCTATATCCTCGATTCGGTGGCCGATATCGTTGTGTAGGCTATGCCTGGACAGGGCAGAAAGAATAACACAGAGTCCATAGAGAGAAGACACAGAGAGCAAGAAGAGACACCGATCCTGTCTTCCTCTGTGAATCTCTGTGTCCCTCTGTGAACTCCGTGTAACCTCTTCACACCTCGTTATCCGACTCGCCCCCGACGCTTGACGGGGGCTGTATACTTTAACCTAGCGCTATCAGCCGTTGCTCCGGCTCAAGCGAAAGGACATGATGGTCAAACGCCAAGAAAACCCTCATGGATCCGATATCTTCCAGTTTCTGGCCGCCGATGAACGGCAGCGTTTGATCCGCCTGCTGTCCGAGTTGCCGCTCATCCTGACCGGCGGCGCCGATGGTCGCCTGGCCTTTCTCAATAGCAACGGCCTTCTGGAATTGAGCACCCGCTTGCCGATGGCCGACAATGCCCAGCTCTTTGCCGGGTTGCTGGTCATCACCGCCGAGGGGCAGGGCGAACCGCTGGCGCACCGGCCGGGCTACCACGCTCTGGGCGCGGTCTGCGACGGCGTGCTGCAACTGGACGACGCGCCGCGCGACGACCGGCCGTTCCTGGCCCAATTGATCGCGCGCTATGCCCTGGTGGAAGATGAGGCGGTAGTGGCCCGCCTGCGCGACGAGTTCGGCCCGGCGGCCAAGAGCACGCCCTGGCGGCAACTGCGCCGCCAAATCACCGCTAACGATTTCGCCGACAGTGTCGGCCAGTTGCTTAGCGCCCGCTACGCGCCCTACATCACCAGCTTCATGGTCCCGGCGGCGGTGGCCGCCGGCATCGAAGGGCAGCCACCGGCGCCGGGCGACCCGCCCTATAAGGGGCTGCAATATTTCGACGAGGCCGACGCCGACCACTTTCTCGGCCGCGAGGCGCTGACGGCGCGGCTGGCCGGTCGCCTGCGCGCCGAGCGCTTCCTGGCCGTCATCGGCGCGTCGGGCAGCGGTAAATCGTCGGTCGTGCGCGCCGGGTTGATCCCCGCCCTGCGACGCGGCAAGCCGTTGGGCGATGGGGCGCTGCCGCCGGCCGGTTCCGACCAATGGCTTATCCGCGTGATGACGCCCACGGCCCACCCGCTCGACGCGCTGGCCGCCGCGCTGCTGCCCGAGGCCGAACCGGCGGCGGTGGTGGCGCTGCGGGATGGGTTGGCGGCCTCACCCACGGCGCTGGCCGACCATAGACCACAGACCACAGACCACCGCCCCCTGCTGCTGGTCGTCGATCAATTTGAAGAGGTCTTCTCCCTGGCTCGCCACGAAGATGAGCGGCGGGCCTTCATCGACAATCTGGTGACGGCGGCCACCGCCGCGACCGGAACGCGGGTGGTCATCGTCCTGCGCGCCGACTTCTACGACCGCTGCGCCCAATACGACGGCCTGCGCGAACTGGTGTCGCAACACCAGGAGTACATCGGCGCGATGAGCCGCGAGGAGTTGTTCCGGGTCATCGTGCTGCCCGCGGCCCGCGCCGCGTGGCAGATTCAGGAAGGGCTGGTCGAGACGATGCTCGACGACGTGGGCGACGAGCCGGGGGCGCTGCCGCTGCTGTCCCACGCCCTGTTGGAGACCTGGGCGCGGCGGCGCGGCCGGACGATGACCCTCTCCGGCTACCGCGAGGCGGGCGGCGTGCGCGGGGCCATCGCCAAGACGGCCGAGACCGTCTTCCGCCAACGCCTGACGGCCGAGCAGCGCCCCATTGCCCGCATGATCTTCGTCCGCCTGACCGAACTGGGCGAGAGCGCCGCCGCCGACACGCCCGACACCCGCCGCCGCGCCCAGTTCAGCGAGCTGATCACCCGCGCCACCGACGCGCCGACGCTGGAGCTTGTGCTGGGCATCCTCATCGATTCGCGGCTGGTGACGACCGACATCGTGCCGCCGGGCGAGACGAAGGTGGTCGAGGTGTGCCACGAGGCGCTCATCCGCGAATGGCCCACGCTGCGCGACTGGCTCAATCAGGATCGCGAGGGGCTGATTCGCCACCGCCAGTTGACGGCCGACGTCAACGACTGGCTCAATCTGGGGCGCGACCCCGGCGCGCTCTATCGCGGGGCGCGGCTGCAACAGGCGTTGGGCTGGACGGCTGCGCCGCCCGACCCGTTGAGCGTGGCCGAGCTGGAGTTCCTGGAGGCCAGCCGGGCCGCGGCCGAGGAAGAGACGCGCCGCGCCGAGCGGCTGGCGAAATCGACGCGCAACCAGCGCGTCCTGATCGGCCTGGCCGCCGTCCTGCTGCTGGGGGTCATCGCCGCCGTGCTCTACAACCTGGGCGTGTTCGATCCGCCGGTGGAGACGATGACCGGCGATTTCAAGGTGGCCGTGGCCCAGTTTGCCGTGCTCGATGAGGCCGGCCAATTGAGCGGCGGCGACGCCGGGCGGCAAATCGCCGAGCGCATCGGCCTCGACCTGGCCGGCGAATCGGGGCTGGACCTGAGCGTCTGGTTCGATGGCCCGGCCAGCCCGGACTCCGGCCACGTGCCCATCGGTGTAGTCGGCGAGGGCATCGACGGCGCGGCCGATCCGGCGGCCGTGGCCGAGCAGATCAAGGCCGACATGATCATCTACGGCTGGGTGGAGCCGGACGGCGAATTCGGCAACCTGTCGGCGCGCATCTATGCCCGGCCCCAATTCGGTTCCAACGTGGCGCGCGCCTCCGGCATCTACAACCTCGTCAGCGACATCCCGGTTTTCGACGTCAATGAGCCGGGCAATGACGTCTGGCTGCGGCTGGACCCCTACGCGCGGGCGGCGGCGCGGATCATGCTCGGCCTGCGCCAGCAGCTCTTGGGCGACGAAGCGTTTGCTCTGGCTCAATTTGAGCGGGCCGCGGAACTGGCCCCCGACATGGACATGGCCCATTATTTTGTGGGACAGGGCAATGTATTCCTGGCGCAGGCGGGGGGAACCATCGATGGCGAGCGGCTGGCGGCGGCCGAGGCGGCTTTCGATCAGGCCCTGGCGCTGAACCCGGCCAACCCGCGGGCGCAAAGCGGGGCGGGCAGCATCCACTATCTGCGGGCGCAGGCGCTGCTGGATGCGTCCACGGCCGAGGATTTCAGCGGCGACAGCGTGGCCGCCGTCGAGGAGGCCATCGCCGAGGCGCGGTTGGCGCTGGCGGCCTATGCGCCAATCGCCGGCGGGCCGGAGCAGCAGGAGATCTACGGCTGGCCCGTCGCCAGCCTGGCGAAGTTCGAGGAAGGTATCACCTTGCGC is drawn from Candidatus Promineifilum breve and contains these coding sequences:
- a CDS encoding nSTAND1 domain-containing NTPase: MMVKRQENPHGSDIFQFLAADERQRLIRLLSELPLILTGGADGRLAFLNSNGLLELSTRLPMADNAQLFAGLLVITAEGQGEPLAHRPGYHALGAVCDGVLQLDDAPRDDRPFLAQLIARYALVEDEAVVARLRDEFGPAAKSTPWRQLRRQITANDFADSVGQLLSARYAPYITSFMVPAAVAAGIEGQPPAPGDPPYKGLQYFDEADADHFLGREALTARLAGRLRAERFLAVIGASGSGKSSVVRAGLIPALRRGKPLGDGALPPAGSDQWLIRVMTPTAHPLDALAAALLPEAEPAAVVALRDGLAASPTALADHRPQTTDHRPLLLVVDQFEEVFSLARHEDERRAFIDNLVTAATAATGTRVVIVLRADFYDRCAQYDGLRELVSQHQEYIGAMSREELFRVIVLPAARAAWQIQEGLVETMLDDVGDEPGALPLLSHALLETWARRRGRTMTLSGYREAGGVRGAIAKTAETVFRQRLTAEQRPIARMIFVRLTELGESAAADTPDTRRRAQFSELITRATDAPTLELVLGILIDSRLVTTDIVPPGETKVVEVCHEALIREWPTLRDWLNQDREGLIRHRQLTADVNDWLNLGRDPGALYRGARLQQALGWTAAPPDPLSVAELEFLEASRAAAEEETRRAERLAKSTRNQRVLIGLAAVLLLGVIAAVLYNLGVFDPPVETMTGDFKVAVAQFAVLDEAGQLSGGDAGRQIAERIGLDLAGESGLDLSVWFDGPASPDSGHVPIGVVGEGIDGAADPAAVAEQIKADMIIYGWVEPDGEFGNLSARIYARPQFGSNVARASGIYNLVSDIPVFDVNEPGNDVWLRLDPYARAAARIMLGLRQQLLGDEAFALAQFERAAELAPDMDMAHYFVGQGNVFLAQAGGTIDGERLAAAEAAFDQALALNPANPRAQSGAGSIHYLRAQALLDASTAEDFSGDSVAAVEEAIAEARLALAAYAPIAGGPEQQEIYGWPVASLAKFEEGITLRLLADAHYRLGAVAEAEAAANEAISRLESIVAPLQANGNHRQLAQTYQALGTAYEWRGFLLGRRGDDAAAAEAYNRALTNYEACVAAGEAFPFDTFLDLEIVQLLCQPRIDALTQGGGG